One window from the genome of Candidatus Didemnitutus sp. encodes:
- a CDS encoding UDP-glucose 6-dehydrogenase yields the protein MKICCIGAGYVGGPTMAMIALKCPDIQVNVVDMNAARIAAWNSDKLPIYEPGLDEVVRQARGKNLHFTTDVAGNIKSADIIFVAVNTPTKTYGVGAGRAADLRYIESVARTIAQHATGSKIIVEKSTIPVKTADTIRSILASNGSGLQAQVLSNPEFLAEGTAVQDLILPDRVLIGGERTPEGDKAVESLVSVYARWVPRERIITTNLWSSELSKLVANAFLAQRISSINSISALCEATGADVDEVANAIGKDSRIGPKFLKASVGFGGSCFQKDILNLTYLCESFGLPEVAAYWTNVVGINDWQKKRFAARIVKELFNTVADKKIAVLGFAFKKDTNDTRETAAINVCRDLLAEHAKVCVYDPKVPSDEIVADVLGKSGSDARLSIAQSAYEACAGAHAIAIVTEWDEFKKLDYAKIYASMPKPAFIFDGRNILDLAALRKIGFKASGIGKPTE from the coding sequence ATGAAAATCTGCTGTATCGGTGCGGGTTACGTTGGCGGGCCGACCATGGCCATGATCGCGCTCAAGTGCCCGGACATTCAGGTCAACGTCGTCGACATGAACGCCGCGCGCATCGCCGCGTGGAACAGCGACAAGCTGCCGATCTACGAGCCCGGCCTCGACGAAGTCGTGCGGCAGGCCCGCGGGAAGAACCTCCATTTCACCACCGATGTCGCCGGCAACATCAAGTCGGCCGACATCATCTTCGTCGCCGTCAACACGCCGACGAAGACCTACGGCGTCGGCGCCGGTCGCGCCGCCGACCTGCGTTACATCGAGTCCGTCGCCCGGACGATCGCGCAACACGCCACCGGTTCGAAGATCATCGTCGAGAAATCCACGATTCCGGTCAAAACCGCCGACACCATCCGCTCGATCCTCGCGTCGAACGGCTCCGGCCTGCAGGCGCAGGTGCTCTCGAATCCCGAGTTTCTCGCGGAAGGCACCGCCGTGCAGGACCTCATTTTGCCGGATCGCGTGCTCATCGGCGGCGAGCGCACGCCCGAGGGCGACAAGGCCGTGGAGTCGCTCGTCTCCGTCTACGCCCGCTGGGTGCCGCGCGAGCGCATCATCACGACCAACCTGTGGTCGTCGGAGCTCTCGAAGCTCGTCGCCAATGCCTTCCTCGCGCAGCGCATCTCCTCGATCAACTCCATCTCCGCCCTCTGCGAAGCCACCGGCGCCGACGTCGACGAAGTCGCCAACGCCATCGGCAAGGACAGCCGCATCGGCCCGAAATTCCTCAAGGCCTCGGTCGGCTTCGGCGGCTCGTGCTTCCAGAAGGACATCCTGAACCTGACCTACCTCTGCGAGTCCTTCGGCCTCCCCGAGGTCGCCGCTTATTGGACGAACGTGGTCGGCATCAACGATTGGCAGAAGAAGCGCTTCGCCGCCCGCATCGTGAAGGAGCTCTTCAACACCGTCGCCGACAAGAAAATCGCCGTGCTCGGTTTCGCCTTCAAGAAGGACACCAACGACACGCGCGAGACCGCCGCGATCAACGTCTGCCGCGACCTGCTCGCCGAGCACGCCAAGGTGTGCGTCTACGATCCCAAGGTCCCGTCCGACGAGATCGTGGCCGACGTGCTCGGCAAGAGCGGGTCCGACGCGCGCCTCAGCATCGCGCAATCGGCCTACGAAGCCTGTGCCGGCGCGCACGCCATCGCGATCGTGACCGAGTGGGACGAGTTCAAGAAACTCGACTACGCGAAGATCTACGCATCGATGCCGAAGCCCGCGTTCATCTTCGACGGCCGCAACATCCTCGACCTCGCCGCGCTCCGGAAGATCGGCTTCAAAGCCTCCGGCATCGGCAAACCGACGGAGTAA